In Vigna unguiculata cultivar IT97K-499-35 chromosome 3, ASM411807v1, whole genome shotgun sequence, a single genomic region encodes these proteins:
- the LOC114175592 gene encoding probable WRKY transcription factor 65, whose amino-acid sequence MDTKLTNNNQQDAPQQNIADSPPSSSLFNIDGVVASPSSSSKRRRAIQKRVVQIPIKETEGCRLKGESNTPPSDSWAWRKYGQKPIKGSPYPRGYYRCSSSKGCPARKQVERSCVDPTMLVVTYSSDHNHPWPASRNNTRPTKKPEPEPVTEDPVEPETEPELEDKFAELGGDESMITTADEMGWLGEMETTTPTVLESPIIAAGYHADVESALLPMREEDELLFADLGELPECSVMFRQGLLAERRRYTAPWCGTTS is encoded by the exons ATGGATACTAAACTCACCAACAACAACCAACAAGATGCACCTCAGCAAAACATTGCCGactctcctccttcttcttctctcttcaaCATCGATGGCGTTGTCGCCTCCCCCTCTTCCTCGTCCAAGAGAAG GAGGGCGATACAGAAAAGGGTGGTGCAAATCCCGATCAAGGAGACAGAAGGGTGTAGGCTAAAAGGAGAGAGCAACACCCCGCCGTCGGATTCATGGGCATGGAGAAAGTACGGGCAGAAACCGATCAAGGGTTCACCTTATCCAAG GGGGTACTACAGGTGTAGCAGCTCCAAGGGGTGCCCGGCACGGAAACAAGTGGAAAGGAGCTGCGTGGACCCCACAATGTTGGTCGTCACTTACTCCTCCGACCACAACCATCCCTGGCCAGCTTCAAGAAACAACACCAGGCCCACAAAGAAGCCCGAGCCCGAACCGGTAACGGAGGACCCGGTCGAGCCGGAGACGGAACCGGAACTGGAGGACAAGTTTGCGGAACTGGGCGGGGACGAATCCATGATCACCACCGCGGATGAGATGGGGTGGCTGGGGGAGATGGAAACGACGACGCCCACTGTTCTCGAAAGCCCAATTATTGCCGCAGGGTACCACGCTGACGTGGAGTCGGCGTTGCTGCCGATGAGGGAAGAGGACGAGCTGCTCTTCGCGGACCTCGGGGAGCTGCCGGAGTGCTCCGTCATGTTCCGGCAGGGGCTTCTGGCGGAGCGGCGGCGGTACACGGCGCCGTGGTGCGGGACCACAAGTTGA